Below is a genomic region from Isosphaeraceae bacterium EP7.
CACGGGCCCGCACGAGCACGGCGTCGCGGCCGGCCTCGTCCTTGGCCAGGTCGGCGACCCTTGCCTTGATCCAGTCGGTGCGTGCCGAGGTGGGCGCGGCGGCCTCGACAACGGCGAGGTGCTTGCTGACTTCGGCCAGGCTGGGCGTGGATTCGTCGAGCTGCTCGAGCGCCAGGACGTCATGGGCGGGGGCGTCCTTGGGATCGAGGGCGACGACCTCCTTGGCCCAGCGGGTTGCCTCGCCCAACTCTTCCTGCTGAATGGCGTCGGTCAGCAGGAGCCTGCGGGGCTGGACGCGCTTCTTGTCGAACTTGGCGGCCTGGGCCAGCGAGCTCAGGCGGTCGGCGCGGAGGGCGGCGGCCCGCTCCGGCTCGGCGGTCTGCTTCTCCCACTCGCCGAACATCTCGGCCAGCTCTTCATGCACCGCGGAGGCCTTGCCGTCGGCCTGGAGGGCGCGCTGATACTGGATCTTGGCCCGCTCGAAGTTCTTGGCGGTGCGTTCGACGCGGGCCAGGCCGACGAGGTCGGACGACCCGACGGGGGCCATGGTGAGGATGACCAGGCCGGCCGCGGCGATCACCACGAACAGGCCGGAAAGCAGCAGCAACGGTTTCCAGCGGACGGTCATCGGGCTCAACTCCTTGGGCTCGCGAAACCGGGCCACGCCCTGGGCTTGAATGCCCCCCGCCATCGACCCTCCGGGTCGCGTCGGGAGACGCCCTGGGGCGCGTCGTTGTCAATCAAAGGGAGCGGTTCGGGCGCGGCGGCTCGATGAGTGACATCAAGACGAGTGCCGCGGACCTGGGCGAGAGATCGCCAGTGGGAAGGGGAGACGAGCCGGAAGAGGTGGGGAGATGTGCGCGGTTGGGCAACGCCATTCGCCCCGAAAACCCCGGTGGGTCGCGATCCTTCGCCTGGAAACTCGGCCGTGGCCGCCAGCATAGAAGACCCGCGGCGCGATTGACAAGCCTCCACCCAGGTTCTCGCCCGGATTCCTCCGAGCATGGGGGCATGTCGTTACGCGCCGCGAGCAGTTTCGCCGACGGCTCATTCTTCATTCGTGAAATCGCCGGACGAGGCGACGCGATTTGCTTGCGAGATGGCTCAGCGACGGGCGGTGGTCGAGGAATCTCGGAAGAGGAACGCGCTCAGGTGCAGCGAGTCGGGGAACCAGTAACGCAGGCCCGACCTCGACGCAGAGAACTTGGGCAACCCGCGCACCAACGTCCGGTTGTTCTTCCAGCAGTGCGGGCAGAAGCCCCGATCGGCCACGTCGATGTCCGCATACCGCGTGGGATTCTTCAGAAAAGCGGCGCGGCTGGGTTCGTCGGCGAACGTGTAGAGGTGGCCTCGGTAGAGCAGGCCGAACCGGGGATCACCCCGCCGGAGGTCCCCTTTGTCCACCAGATTCACCGGGCAGTTCCCCTCGTTGCGGGGGACGAACCGAGACGGGTCGGAGAGGAACTTCGAACGAGCCTGGGCGTTGGCGAAGCGATATTCCGACCCTTCGTAGCTGGCCTTCATCAGCTCGCGGCCCGGCACGATCTTCCGGTCGGAGACCAGCGAGACGGGGCAGACGCCGTCGAGCTTGATCGCCGCGAGCCTCGACTCGGCGGGGTCGGGCAGGGGGCTCTTGCTCGGCCGGCCGTCGGCGGAGAGCGAGCCCGCGAGGAAGCCGTCGAAGGCCTCCGCCTCGGCGAAGCCTTCTTGCCTGGCGATGATCTGGCCGGACGGGGTGACGATCACCGTCGAGGGGAGGACGCTCAGGCCGAGGTCCAGGGCATACTGTTCGTGCGTCTCGGTGCTGAGGGTGACGGGGATGAACTGGGCCCCGGCGCGTGACCGGACGCGGGGGTCTCGGAACGTCTCCTCGTCCATCTTGTGGCAGTTCTGGCACCAGGGTCCGGTGAACTGGATCCAGAGCAGGCGATTCGAAGACAGGGCTTCCGCCTGGGCGCGGGCGAGGTCGGTGCGCCAGGCGATGGGGGTCGGCTCGGCCCCGAGAAGGTTCGGACAAACGGAGAGAAGGAGGAGGGAAATCATCGGGGCGACAAAGCGATGAGCGACCCTCGTCGGTCGAGTATTCCGTTTGGGCATTCGGCGGCTCCGTCAAGGCGGCGGCGGGATGGAGTCGGTGCGCATTGCAGGTCGAGGGGGAAAGGGGCACTCCATCCCTGGAGCTGTTCCGCCCCTTGGAAGGGCGGAGCCATGCCGTTGGCGGGGGGCGAGGTCAAGGTGTGCTCTTTCGATCGGAATGCACCCACCGCAACCTCCAGAAGAATAAAGGAGTTGCAAACATTCGAGGGCCGTCCGCGACGGCTCGGCCGATTCGACGTCTCGTCGCGGTGAAACGCGTCCGACGATGTCTGACGATGTCGCCAGACGCAACGATCCGAGCGATCGGGGGGCTGCCAGCGCGTCGATTGACCGTCCAACCGGTTCTGGTACGATGGTGGTGCGTCCCATAATCCCGGCATGGCCGGGGTTTGGGGCGGGAGTGAGTCGGGCTGCGTTGGCCGAAAGGTCGTCGCCGTCCGCAGTTCGTTTCTCTGTCCTAGAACCGACGTGTCGTCGCGAGACGGAGAGCCACCCGACCCTTGACCGGGCCGGGACGGTGACCGTGGATCCTGCGCGGCGATCGACGAAATGTGGATTTCAACGCGACGAGGCTCCCCGGTGCAGTTCCTGCTCATCCTCACCTGCTGGGCTTGCGACCGGACGAAGCTGCGGCACGCAGCCACGTCCCTCCGTCGCGTGCACCGCGGCGCGGGGTGGATGCTGGCGACCGCGGGTCCTTCGTCGATGCGAGACGGATGCTCGGTGGGCGGTCTTCCGTCAACCGGGTTGAACCGAGGTCGCCCCCGGCCTGGGCCGCTCCTGCGAATCGACGCAGGGATGGTCCGCGGCGGGTGTCCCCGATCGAGTGGCGATCCCCTGCGCCTCGCCCGTCTCCGCCGGTGTTATCCGCCTCGTTGATCGAGCCTTCGATCCATCCCCCGCCGCGCGGGCCTACGAGGGCCCGTGGACCACTTCGCCGCCGACTTCACGCATTCGATATACGTGAAAGGTTAGGCCCGTCATGGACGGGGCAATGCTCGCCAGCCTCTCCGGGGCCCTCGCCCTGGGGATCGCCGCCGGCTATGGCGGCTGCATGGCGTTGATCCGGACCCGGGCCAGGTCTGCCCGTGGCCTGGCCTCGGAGATCCTCGCCGAAGCCCGCCGCGACGCCGACTCGGTCCGCCGCGAGGCCGACATCCGCGCCCGCGATGAATCGTTCAGCCGCCGCGAGGCCCTCGAACGCGAGGTCGACCAGACCCGCAAGGGCCTGCGCGACCTGGAAGCCCGGCTCGAGAAGCGCAACGACCTGCTCGACCAGAAACTCGACCTGATCAACAAGAAGGACCGCGAGTTCGAGACGGTCCAGAAGTTCCTCACCGACCAGCAGGAAGAGCTCGGGCGCAAGAATACCGAGGTCAAGCAGCTCCTCGTCGACCATCGCGAGACGCTGCACAGACTCTCGAGGTTAGGCCCCGAGGAGGCCCGCGAGATGCTCCTGCGCCGGCTCGACACCGAGATGACGCACGAGACCGGCGGCCTGATCCTGAAGCATGAACGGTCAATGCACGAGACTTGCCAGCAAAAAGCCCGCGAGATCCTCGCCAGCGCCATCCAGCGGTATGCCGCGGGGCACACGGCCGAGACCACCGTGAGCACCGTCGACATCCCCAATGATGACATGAAGGGGCGCATCATCGGCCGCGAGGGGCGCAATATCCGCGCCTTCGAGAAGGCCACCGGCGTCGACGTCATTGTCGACGACACTCCCGGGATTGTCATCGTCACCGGGTTCGACAACCTGAGGCGCGAGACGGCCAAGATCGCGCTGGAGAAGCTGATCCAGGACGGCCGGATTCACCCGACGCGAATCGAGGAAATCGTCCTGGAAACCCAGGAGGAGATGGAGCGGCACGTCCGCCAGCTCGGCCGGGCCGCCGCCCAGGAGGCCAACGTCTCGGGCCTGCACGACAAGCTGCTCGACTACCTGGGCAAGCTCAAGTTCCGCACCAGCTACAGCCAGAACGTGCTGAGGCACTCGATCGAGGTGGCCTACCTGACGGGTAACCTGGCCGAGGAGCTGGGGCTCGACGGCGCGCTCGGCCGTCGTTGCGGGCTGCTGCACGACATCGGCAAGGCGGCCGATCACGAGATGGAAGGGGGGCACCCGCAGATCGGGGCCGACCTGACCAAGCGCTACGGCGAGGGCAAGGAAGTCGTCCACGCGGCGCTCGGCCATCACGACGACCTGCGGGCCGACACGCCTTATACGGTCCTCGTCGCCGCCGCCGACGCCATCAGCGCCAGCCGTCCCGGCGCCCGCCGCGAGACCCTGGAGAAGTACGTCCGCCGACTCGAAGAGCTGGAAGCCCTGGTGCACGGCTTCCCCGGCGTCGAGCAGGCCTACGCGATCCAGGCGGGCCGCGAGGTTCGCGTGATCGCCGACAGCGGGCGGGTCAACGACGAGGACGCGGCCAAGTTGGCCCGCGACATCGCCAAGGCGATCCAGGCCCAGCTCACCTATCCGGGCGAGGTCAAGGTGACCGTCCTGCGCGAGATGCGCATGGTCGAGTACGCCCGCTAACTCGAACAATCTCAGACGGATCGGCTTGCAATCATGTCCCTGAATATCCTGATGATCGGCGACGTGGTCGGCGGGCCCGGGCGCAAGCTCGTCTCGCAGCTCGTCCCCCGGCTCATCCGCCGCTGGAACCTCGGCCTGGTCGTCTGCAATTCGGAGAACTCCGCGGGGGGCTCGGGCCTGACGACTTCCTGCTACGAAGAAATCGTCGAGTCTGGTGTCGACGTCATCACGATGGGCGACCACATCTACCGGAAGGATGACATCTACGCGCTGATCGACCGCGACCCCCGGATCCTCAAGCCGGCGAACTATCCCGAGGAGTCGCCGGGCTCCGAATATTTCATCACCAAGGCGCGCGACGGCACGCCGGTCGCGGCCTTCTCGCTGATGGGCCGGACCTTCATGAAACCGGTCGACGACCCCTTCCGCGCCGCCAACCGGGTACTCGACAAGATCGGCACCCAGACCAAGGTGATCCTGGTCGACCACCACGCCGAGGCGACCAGCGACAAGCAACTGATGGGCCGACACCTCGATGGGCGGGTCTCGGCCGTGATGGGGACGCACACGCACGTCGCCACCGCCGACGAGCAGATCCTCAAGGGGGGGACCGCCTATCAGACCGACCTCGGCATGACCGGCCCCTACGACTCGATCCTCGGCCGGCGCGTGGACCGCGTGATGACGTCGACGATGACCCTCATGCCCAACCACTTCGACGTGGCGACCGGCGATCCCCGGCTCTGCGGGGCCTACATCGAGATCGACCCGGCCACGGGCAAGGCGACCTCGATCCGCCGGGTCTCGATCGACCAGGCCGAGGCCCAGAAGATCATGACCGCCTGACCCCCCGCTCAGGTAATGAGCCGCCCGCCGAACAGGTCGATCATCCGGGCAACGCTCCGCTCCAGGCCGAGCCGCGGAGCAACGGGATCATCGAATCTGCGACCCTCGATGTAATGCCAGCGGATCCAGCTCTCGCCCGCGAAGAACGCCGCCGCTTGCTCGAAGACCGGGATTGCTCCGAGTTCTTCATTCGAGAGCGGACGCACGGCGACGTAAGCGTTCAGGGCGGCGTCACGGACAAGTCGATCATTGCCGGCCCAGTCCGGAAGCAAACGGCCGAGGTCGGCCGCGACCGTGTCAAACTTCATCGCCGCGAAGTCGATCAGGCCGGTCAGCTTCGGGCCGTCGAACAGGAAATGATCGGGCCTCGCGTCGCCCAGGCAAGGCTGGACCGGGAGCAGGACGTTGATTTGTTCGACCAGGCGATCATCGAGCGCCTTCAACGTCCTCCTCGCGAGCAAGATCCAGGCCCTCGCAGCCTGTTCACATTGATCGGCCCGAATGCAGGCTTCCAGTTCGTTGAAGCCGAAGGCGTCCAGGGAATCAAGCGATTCCATCCGGGCATTCATGCCGGAGGTCAACGTGCTCATCGCGTCGCGGCCCAGGGCTCGATGAAGGCGGGCCAGCGCGGCGAATGCGATCCGAGTCCGGGCGAGGTCTCTCGGCTGGCTCTGATCCGGCGCCCCCGGTAGCCATGGGACAAGCTCCCAGAATCGCGCGGACTCCTCGACGAAGGTCACTCGATCCGAGTTGAAGAAGGGGACGGGGAGGATCGGGCCGAGAACGGCGTCGCTCGCCGATGCGTCGAAGAGGTAGGCGTGAATTTTCCGGATGCTGCTACGTCGGCATTCCAGGCTCCGAGGGGCCGGCCATGCCTTGAGGCCGAGTGTGCCTAGCTCGGACTTGAAACGCCAGAACGACGCGCCGCTGAATCCGCCGGCATTGCCCAGGGGCTCAATGCGTGACCGCGGCTGGAGCATCCTGGGATAGTGCCGGAGTGCCCGAGTCGGATCGAGCGGTGGCGGGGGTGTCTCCATCGGCGTTTCGGGCCTCCTCGACGGAGTTCTTCAAAGCGTGGATCGCCCCCATTAAGCGCTCGGTCGCCCTGATGAGTGTCGCATGGTCGCGGTCGTCCGCGGCATCGAAATCGGAGAGGTCCACGGCGGGCCCGTACACGACCCTGGATTGCGAAGGGGCGATGAGGCAGGCGACGAACTCGTTGCTCTCGGGGGTCCCGTGGAGATAGGCCGGGATGACGGGGACCTTGGCCTTGAGGGCGAGATAGGCGACGCCGCTTCGACCCTCGCCGATGACCCGGCCGGACTGAGCGGTAATCTTGCCTTCGGGAAAGAGTGGGACGACCCGCCCGTCGGCCAGCGCCCGCAGCGCGGCGCGGGTGGCGCCCAGGTCGCGGCCGTCGCGTTTGACGGGGATGCAGCCCAGCAGCTTGCAGATGGGGTGGTAGAGCCGGTTGTCGTAGAACTCGCGGGCGATCATGAAGCCGAGCACGCGGCGGGCGCCGACCTGGAGCAGGAAATGGTCGATGGCGCTCGTGTGGTTGGCGATGAGAATCGCCGGTCCCCGGGCGGGCAGGGGGGCCTTCACGGTCGGGTCGAGGTGGTGCCAGAGGGTGCAGTAGGTGGCGTTGATCCACCAGATGAACGTGAGTAGGCCGTGGATCTCGGGCCGGGGCCGGACGCGGGGCATCATCAGCCGAGGGGCAAGGAGCATCCCTGCGCTGGCGACCAGAAGCGCGACGAGATCCATGGAAATCCGGGCTCCTCAAGGGTCTCGATCGTCAAGGGCGGCGGCCCCGCTAGGGGTCGTTGAAGCCCGGCGAGGCGCAGCACGAAACCCCGCCTGATCGGCGGGGCTTCTCGTCAGTTTATCCTACGGATGGCCCGGCGCGTCGTAAATCAGGCGTCGCGGCGGAGGCTCAGCCGACGGCGGCCGCGAAGGCCCAGGGCCAGGCAGGCGACCGTCCAGCACAGGATGGTGGTGGGCTCGGGGACGGGGGCGGCCGACGAAGA
It encodes:
- a CDS encoding thioredoxin family protein is translated as MISLLLLSVCPNLLGAEPTPIAWRTDLARAQAEALSSNRLLWIQFTGPWCQNCHKMDEETFRDPRVRSRAGAQFIPVTLSTETHEQYALDLGLSVLPSTVIVTPSGQIIARQEGFAEAEAFDGFLAGSLSADGRPSKSPLPDPAESRLAAIKLDGVCPVSLVSDRKIVPGRELMKASYEGSEYRFANAQARSKFLSDPSRFVPRNEGNCPVNLVDKGDLRRGDPRFGLLYRGHLYTFADEPSRAAFLKNPTRYADIDVADRGFCPHCWKNNRTLVRGLPKFSASRSGLRYWFPDSLHLSAFLFRDSSTTARR
- a CDS encoding lysophospholipid acyltransferase family protein, whose protein sequence is MDLVALLVASAGMLLAPRLMMPRVRPRPEIHGLLTFIWWINATYCTLWHHLDPTVKAPLPARGPAILIANHTSAIDHFLLQVGARRVLGFMIAREFYDNRLYHPICKLLGCIPVKRDGRDLGATRAALRALADGRVVPLFPEGKITAQSGRVIGEGRSGVAYLALKAKVPVIPAYLHGTPESNEFVACLIAPSQSRVVYGPAVDLSDFDAADDRDHATLIRATERLMGAIHALKNSVEEARNADGDTPATARSDSGTPALSQDAPAAVTH
- a CDS encoding TIGR00282 family metallophosphoesterase, whose amino-acid sequence is MSLNILMIGDVVGGPGRKLVSQLVPRLIRRWNLGLVVCNSENSAGGSGLTTSCYEEIVESGVDVITMGDHIYRKDDIYALIDRDPRILKPANYPEESPGSEYFITKARDGTPVAAFSLMGRTFMKPVDDPFRAANRVLDKIGTQTKVILVDHHAEATSDKQLMGRHLDGRVSAVMGTHTHVATADEQILKGGTAYQTDLGMTGPYDSILGRRVDRVMTSTMTLMPNHFDVATGDPRLCGAYIEIDPATGKATSIRRVSIDQAEAQKIMTA
- the rny gene encoding ribonuclease Y produces the protein MDGAMLASLSGALALGIAAGYGGCMALIRTRARSARGLASEILAEARRDADSVRREADIRARDESFSRREALEREVDQTRKGLRDLEARLEKRNDLLDQKLDLINKKDREFETVQKFLTDQQEELGRKNTEVKQLLVDHRETLHRLSRLGPEEAREMLLRRLDTEMTHETGGLILKHERSMHETCQQKAREILASAIQRYAAGHTAETTVSTVDIPNDDMKGRIIGREGRNIRAFEKATGVDVIVDDTPGIVIVTGFDNLRRETAKIALEKLIQDGRIHPTRIEEIVLETQEEMERHVRQLGRAAAQEANVSGLHDKLLDYLGKLKFRTSYSQNVLRHSIEVAYLTGNLAEELGLDGALGRRCGLLHDIGKAADHEMEGGHPQIGADLTKRYGEGKEVVHAALGHHDDLRADTPYTVLVAAADAISASRPGARRETLEKYVRRLEELEALVHGFPGVEQAYAIQAGREVRVIADSGRVNDEDAAKLARDIAKAIQAQLTYPGEVKVTVLREMRMVEYAR
- a CDS encoding phosphotransferase, whose amino-acid sequence is METPPPPLDPTRALRHYPRMLQPRSRIEPLGNAGGFSGASFWRFKSELGTLGLKAWPAPRSLECRRSSIRKIHAYLFDASASDAVLGPILPVPFFNSDRVTFVEESARFWELVPWLPGAPDQSQPRDLARTRIAFAALARLHRALGRDAMSTLTSGMNARMESLDSLDAFGFNELEACIRADQCEQAARAWILLARRTLKALDDRLVEQINVLLPVQPCLGDARPDHFLFDGPKLTGLIDFAAMKFDTVAADLGRLLPDWAGNDRLVRDAALNAYVAVRPLSNEELGAIPVFEQAAAFFAGESWIRWHYIEGRRFDDPVAPRLGLERSVARMIDLFGGRLIT